A region of the Apium graveolens cultivar Ventura chromosome 6, ASM990537v1, whole genome shotgun sequence genome:
AACAGGAAAAGAATGGCTCAGGTCAGATGTGAATATGTGATCTCATAAATATGTTCTCAACGTTTACTTTCTCGTTCTCATTCATAATAATTTAGTATATATTGATTGCAACAGTTGTCAAACAAGTATAATATTTCGTAGTAATGAAAACAAATCATAtgttaataatattttaattttccGCTCACCATCTCCCCATATTTTTTTATTatgaaattttattatatttcttAACACTATTAGAAGAAGCTCATCGGTCAAATACGTACAAATAGATGCTatctaatatttaaaaaaaaatagtaaaaaaatgTAAAATTTGATTTTATGTCCCCTTACTAGATCACCTCCTGCTCAAAAAATTATACAATTTTTTTTTACAGTATCATGGCTGATGTGGCAGTATGGAATGATTttttattggtatttttgatgtaaATGCAGGGGTGTCGATTTTCATATAGCCAATAAAATTCTTACACGTGACATTTTGTAACTTTTTTGGGAACCCCTAGCATTTTCCAAAAAAAAAAGTTCTCTATTGTCAACGGGAATGGCTAGCTAGCTACCAAAGGGCTTAACCATATCAAATTAAGTCCAACACTTTCGTGCTTAGAATACTAATATAAGATCTTTGAAAGGCGCTTCCTCTAAAACCTTGAGATTTTAGAGCGACCGGTTACTTAAGGTGTTATTAAAGCTCAGGCCGGTAAGAATGTCTTATGAATGTGAAAGCTGCTGTCAGAGCAGATTTAGTGTGTATCACATTGTACTTGTGTGCTCTTAATTTCAACAAACACCATAACAATTTTGACAGTATAAACCACTGGTCACACTCACACTAACTATTTATGTGCAAGCCTATAATTGTTTTTTTTTCTATATGTAGACAAGCAAATCTCCAGAACACTGACATTACAACAATAAGGCACATGCACTATGAGTTTTTCAATTTTCTTGACAATCTTTTTTATGATTGCCATGCCTCTGTTGATGTTGCTGATTATAATTGAAAACAATAAACATGAACGAAGTAAACGTCCTCCAGGGCCTAAGCAGTTGCCAGTGATCGGGAACCTTCATCAGCTGAGTCGATCTCCTCATCGATCACTTCTTCACCTTTCAAGAAAACATGGCTCCCTGATGTTTCTACAACTTGGCTCTGTTCCAACTCTTGTTGTCTCATCAGCAGCAATGGCCAAAGAAATTTTGAAGACGCGTGATTTAGTTTTCTCCAGCCGTCCTGTTCTCTATGCCACGGAAAAATTAACCTACAAGAGCTCATCTATTTCCTTTGCTCCCTACGGAGAGTACTGGAGGCAAATACGCAAAATTGCAGTTATAGAGCTATTAAGTGCAAAGAGAGTTCAATCTTTTAAAGATGTCCGAGAACAAGAAGTTGCAGGTATGATTAAAAGAGTTGCAAATTCTTCACCTGGTCGTATTAATATGAGTGAGTTGATGCTTTTGCTAGTTAACAATATTGTGTACTCAGGGTGGTATTTAGTATGAAAGGAAGTGATTACAGTGAAGAGCATGTAAAGAGTGAGTTCGATAAAATCCTTCATGTAACGCAAGAACTAATAGGCATGGTAAATATTGGTGACTATTTTCCCTGGATGGCTTGGTTTAACAAGGTGAACGGTGTGGAAGCACGATTAGATGAAAATTTCAGAAAGTTGGATAGCTTTTATGACAAGGCAATACGAGAGCACCGGGAAAGCCTGAGCAGATCTGGACCTCGTGAGCATGAAGATCTTGTTGATGTATTGCTTCGAATTCAGACTGATCCAGATCAAGATATTGGactgactgatgatcacatcaAAGCTGTTCTTACGGTAATTTTCACTGATATTCTCTTCTAACTTTCTTCCCATTTGTAGCTTCttaaaaaatcagatttttttcaaaaaatttctaAAAGTGTGGGACTAAGATAAGCAATCTTTCTAGTTGTGATTCAAACCAAGAAAATTACGATGTGTACTTCAGTTTGTGACCGCGCAATTATCTTGAATACAGGACATGTTTGTAGCTGGAACAGATACTTCTTCAGCAACATTAGTATGGATTATGATAGAACTCATCAAAAATCCATCAGTAATGAGTAAAGCACAGGAAGAAGTGAGAAGTGTTGTCAAGGGAAAAGGGACATTGGTCCAAGAGAGCGATCTTCCAAAACTCGAATATTTGAAGATGATTATAAAAGAGGCATTTAGGCTCCACCCTCCAGTTCCCTTACTAATTCCACATGAAACTACAGAAAAATGCACCATTGAAGGTTATGAAATTCCAGCCAAAACAAGGGTGTTCATTAACACTACTGCAATATCTATGGATCCCGAAGTGTGGGAAAATCCAGAAGAATTTATACCAGAGAGATTCTTGAATAGTCCCATTGATTTCAGAGGCCAGCACTTTGAGTTGTTACCATTTGGGGCAGGTCGGAGGGGTTGTCCAGGTACCAATTTTGCGGTGCTAATAATAGAGCTTGCACTTGCTAATCTATTGCTCGGCTTTGATTGGAGACTCCCTGATGGAATGAATGCTGAAGACATTGACATGGAAGAGGCTATTGGCATTACAGTCCATAAGAAAACTCCTCTTTACCTTGTTGCTTCACCAAATGTGCATCGTTAACAGGCCAACCCGCTATGCTAAGCCTAGTACATTATAATTGTGCATCAATCATATGATCAGCTACCATGTTTAAAGTTgttgatttttcttttcttaataattattaaaaataaaatatacgTCTTCTTTTAGTTATCTAAATCTGCATGTTTCCGAGGTCTGAGGAGTGCAAACTGCAAAACAATTTACCTTTTCCTGTTAAAACAAAATTGACAAACAATGAACATGATCAGAGGGAGCCAGGGGTCCAAGTTCTGTAGTCTCTACCACGAGGTCTAGACGTAAATACAGTAAGTTTGCCTACAATTACGCAATTCATGACATTCAGCTCAATCCCCCATCAAAGCAAAACATATTATCATGCCATGCCTTTGTGTATGTCACCGATCATTATCATGAACAAGAACCAGAAACAAATGACAACGCAATACAGGAGCATCGGGAGTCCCCGAGCAGGTTTAGACCTGATGAGCATGAAGTTTTTTGTTGATGATCAGATCAAAGTTGTTTCTTACAGTAACTTTTTAGCTGATCCAAATCAACATTGTTACATCCTTATTAATGAAAGTTGAATACAATCCCAAAGTTCCGTCGTTGTATGAAAGTTGTCATATTTGAACCTATAGTTTTAATCTACTAATCATTCTGTCATTGTCTTTTGATCCCTTTTTGCAGTTCTCAGAATGATCTTCATGGTTTAATAATTTCACAAATAAGATCTTTGTACCTCTAGCAGTAATAGTGTAATGTCTATGTAACAAAAGATATTGATATGGAAGAGGCTGTTGGCATTACTAACCATAATAAAACTCCTCTTTGCCTTGTTGCTTCACCATGTCTAATATATAATTGTGCATTGATCATATGATCCCCTATCATGTTTAAAGTTGTTGATTTTTCTTTTCCTGTTTTTAATAACGATTCAAAAATGTTTCCGAACATCTGGCCACGAGGTCCATGAATGCAATACTTTACCTTTTCCATTAAAACAGAATCAGCAGACAATGAACATGATCAGATGAAGGCATTTCAAACCCGAGAGGTTCTCGAATAGTTCAATTGATTTCAGAGGCCAGCATTTCGAGTTAGTACCATTTGGGGCAGGTTGGGGAGGTTGTCCAGGAACCAATTTTGCAATGCTAATAATAGAGCTTGCAATTGCTAGTCTATTGTTTAGGTTTGAGACTCCCTGATGGAATGAATGCTGAGGATGTTGATATGGAAGAGGCTGTTGGCATTACAGTCCTTAATTGAACTCTTCTCTGCCTTGTTGCTTCACCATACACACATGTGTAGACTGTAGTTTACTAGTTATGAATGTCAAGTACATGCAACCCCTGCTCCTGTTATTGTTTGAGGCCTACTGGCCTGGGCTAGGGGTACTAGAGTGGAGGGATTTTATGCTTGCTTGTTCCCTTGACACCCAAGGTTCTAAATTTGAATTTAAGTGGACATATGTCGTTCAGAATTTAAATAAGGGATCACGGTGGATTGGTGGTGCCGTGGTTGAATGTTATACTAACCTGATTAGTGTACGTGCACGAAAGCTGATCGGAATGTAGGTgattattaaaaaaaaacaaGTGTACATAGACTTATGATTTGAATATATAAATTAGACGGATTCGTAGATTAGACGGGACCAATATGTATGAGGGCACAACCGAATACGCATCAAATCCAATAATCCAACGCAGGCCAGTCCGGAAAAATTAACGATTTTTGTATAAATTATTTGTTGATTTGTGCCTATAAAGGCCTCAAACACTTTAATTTTTATCAATGTACAATGTTACAAACACTCCCTCTTATAAAATCGTCGTCATTGTCGATCTCACAAACACACATACCGAACCCGGACAGTGACTCTGCACTTCCGTTCCACAGTCAAATTCGTATCGGACAACAACCCACCACAGTTCAATCCAAAAAAAACTAGCGATTGGGTACACATTAATTGTTGACTTATATCTATAAAAATCTTAAACTCTTTTATTTTTATCGACATAGGATATTACAATCAAGATCAAGATAAAGATAAGGATATATTAAACTAAATGTATAAAGGGATTTTATGCTTGCTTGTTCCCTTGACACCCAAGGttctaaattttattttaatctcTTCGTTTGTCTCGTTATATATTTGTAGTCTCTGTTTCAACTTTGGTCAGTTTATTTCAATGGCTAAACAACAGTCTTATATCCAAGAAATGGAGGAAGCCTTTGCCACGATTCAGATTGAGGACGAAGAACAAGGACTGTCTTATGCGGATTCAACCGATGAGTTAAGTGAGATAGATACAAGGTGGTGCCTGATGGGACGTTTCCTTACTGATTCACGCATAGATTATCAAGCCATGCAGCACAAAATGGCATCTCTTTGGCGTCCCGGTAGAGGATTGTATGTCAAGCAGTTGGATAATAATAGGTCCCTCTTCCAATTTTATCATGAATTGGATATCAGTAGAGTCATTGAAGGAAGTCCTTGGACGTTTGGACGGTTTCACTTGGTAATGGAGAGGCTTAAAGAAGGTGATAATCCTAGGACTGTGGAGATCAACAAGATTGATTTATGGGTTCAATTACATGGTATGTCACCAGGTTTCATGTCACAGAAGATAGCTACGGATATTGGCAATTTTATTAGTTCATATGTGGAAGGCGATCCTAACAATTTTGTGGGAGTTTGGAGGGATTACCTGCGAATCAGAGTAACATTGTTACTGGATATTCCCATCAAAAGGCGTATGAAGTTACGAAAATCAGAGAAGGAATAATGTTGGGTTAATTTTCAGTATGAGGCCATCCTCACTTTCTGCTGCATCTGTGGGATGATAGGTCATGGTGAAAGGTTTTGTGACAAAATCTTTGATATCCCATTCCAGAAAATAGAGAAACCATATGGATCATGGATTCGTGCTGACTCGCGAAGGAGAACTCATACTATGGGGTCTAAGTGGCTTCATACCGGAGGTAATTTTCAGGCAGCCAATTCCGGTGGAAGTGGTGGAGTTAATGTAGATAGAGCTGATCCCGAGAAAAACGCTATGGTGCAACAAACTAGCATGATTTCAGGAACTGGAGGGAAAGGAAACGTGACAAATCAGGGAGAGGTTGATGGCAAAATTAGTGGTAATTCTGGTAAGATAATTCAGAATATCTCTAATCAAATATTTACTAAAAATTCAAATCCAAATTTAGAGGGAGAGTTTATTGGGTCGGATAATATTATTCTGAATGTTGTGGACTCTAAAAGACGTCGAATGGACTTTGCTCATGGGACCAATTCACCTATGGACCAAGCTCATTATACACGTATAGAAGAAACGCAAGTTATAAGCTCAACAGAGACAAAAAATGAATTATTGGCGGGTGCTGCGTTGCAGACCCGCCAGTCATTATGAATGCCTTATCATGGAACTGTCAGGGTATGGGTTCACCTGGCAAGTTCCGATTTCTCCAAGAAGTAACCCGTTGTGAGAGGCCGTCGTTTGTTTTTTTTGTGAGACTATAAGCAGTTATGGTAAGATGGAAAAGATGTGTAATAAGTTGGGCTTTGAAGGTTTAGTAGCTGTGGAGCCTCAAGGGAAAAGTGGAGGCATTGCTTTATTTTGGAAAGACAAGGATGTTGTAAATCTGTTGAGTTTTTCTCGACATCATATTGACATAATAGTTACTATGTCTGACTCTAGGAAGTAGAGGTTAACAGGTGTTTATGGTGAGCCTTCGAGGGCGCAGAGGTTTAAAATTCGGGACCTTTTAAAAATTTTATCTCGTGACGCGAATTTGCCTTGGTGTTTAGTGGGTGATTTCAATAATGTGACATCGCAAGCAGATAAAAAAAGAGGTCCCCCTATCCTAACAATCTCATTGAGGGTTTTAATGACTGTCTCCATGAAGCTGAACTGCACGATATTGATATCCTGGGACATCAATTCACCTGGGAGAAAGGGAGGAATACATATCACTGGACGGAGATTAGGTTGGACAGAGTACTTGCAAATACTCAGCGGTTGCATATGTTTGATATGGCTAAAGTTTATAACTTGGAGGGTTCTCCCTCGGATCATAGTCCACTACT
Encoded here:
- the LOC141668347 gene encoding LOW QUALITY PROTEIN: strychnine-11-hydroxylase-like (The sequence of the model RefSeq protein was modified relative to this genomic sequence to represent the inferred CDS: deleted 2 bases in 1 codon), producing the protein MSFSIFLTIFFMIAMPLLMLLIIIENNKHERSKRPPGPKQLPVIGNLHQLSRSPHRSLLHLSRKHGSLMFLQLGSVPTLVVSSAAMAKEILKTRDLVFSSRPVLYATEKLTYKSSSISFAPYGEYWRQIRKIAVIELLSAKRVQSFKDVREQEVAGMIKRVANSSPGRINMSELMLLLVNNIVLRVVFSMKGSDYSEEHVKSEFDKILHVTQELIGMVNIGDYFPWMAWFNKVNGVEARLDENFRKLDSFYDKAIREHRESLSRSGPREHEDLVDVLLRIQTDPDQDIGLTDDHIKAVLTDMFVAGTDTSSATLVWIMIELIKNPSVMSKAQEEVRSVVKGKGTLVQESDLPKLEYLKMIIKEAFRLHPPVPLLIPHETTEKCTIEGYEIPAKTRVFINTTAISMDPEVWENPEEFIPERFLNSPIDFRGQHFELLPFGAGRRGCPGTNFAVLIIELALANLLLGFDWRLPDGMNAEDIDMEEAIGITVHKKTPLYLVASPNVHR